From a single Silene latifolia isolate original U9 population chromosome 6, ASM4854445v1, whole genome shotgun sequence genomic region:
- the LOC141588623 gene encoding protein FAR-RED IMPAIRED RESPONSE 1-like: MKKITDKVGSKICRDTDFLTRLNGVVWDDDLEPGEFEEKWLKVMNDFSLEDNTWLNGKFADRHTWIPAYFRNVPMGSLLRTTQRSESANSFFKRFENKYGTLTEFLVRYESATDHQKHLLKLREEENANSIPKTLYGSKWETQAVRSYTHAMFYEFQNQVKLSINTCSLVGYTPPDPVTNFEVSLVEDAKKGLKFAVECSRSTNDVRWSKNALKSDVYDWNGNLLEKYNNTSTKQIGMSVVWSEIQLTVGMLKRKQESDEQRSGKRLVSKKNKAIKNAEKAKRLCANCKRKGNHDKRNCPYDFADRPPVNQGELADEEVEEEGDEDKE, translated from the exons atgAAGAAAATAACCGACAAGGTTGGGAGTAAAATTTGTAGAGATACCGACTTTTTAACCCGTCTGAACGGTGTTGTATGGGACGATGACCTGGAGCCCGGGGAATTTGAAGAGAAGTGGCTTAAAGTCATGAACGATTTCTCCTTGGAAGACAATACGTGGTTGAATGGGAAGTTCGCTGATAGACACACATggatacccgcttatttcagAAATGTGCCAATGGGCAGTTTACTACGAACTACACAAAGGTCAGAGAGTGCTAATAGTTTCTTTAAGCGGTTTGAAAACAAATACGGGACATTAACTGAGTTCTTGGTGCGCTATGAAAGCGCCACTGACCACCAAAAGCACCTGCTGAAGCTCCGTGAAGAGGAGAATGCGAATTCAATCCCTAAAACACTGTATGGATCAAAATGGGAGACACAAGCAGTGAGAAGCTATACCCATGCGATGTTCTATGAGTTCCAAAACCAGGTGAAGCTTTCAATAAATACCTGCAGTTTGGTTGGATACACTCCGCCAGATCCTGTGACGAACTTTGAAGTGTCGTTAGTTGAGGATGCAAAGAAAGGACTAAAATTTGCAGTTGAGTGCAGTAGAAGCACGAATGATGTAAG GTGGAGCAAGAATGCACTCAAAAGTGACGTTTATGATTGGAATGGGAATCTGTTAGAGAAATACAACAATACCAGTACAAAACAGATTGGAATGTCTGTGGTGTGGTCTGAGATTCAGTTAACTGTTGGTATGCTCAAAAGGAAACAAGAGTCGGAT GAACAAAGGTCAGGTAAACGGTTGGTGAGCAAGAAAAATAAGGCAATCAAGAACGCGGAAAAAGCAAAAAGGTTGTGTGCTAACTGTAAGCGCAAGGGTAACCACGACAAAAGGAATTGTCCATATGATTTTGCAGACCGTCCTCCAGTGAATCAG GGAGAGCTAGCGGACGAAGAGGTAGAAGAGGAAGGGGATGAGGATAAAGAATGA